Part of the uncultured Desulfobacter sp. genome, GGTCCAGGAAAATCCTTTGTGGTACGCATGGAGTATAAATATGCGTTTTAGGGTGTGTGACGTCCGATCGTCTGCATCAACGTTTGCGGCACTTGCGGCAAAAACAGTTGAAAGCACAACACAGCAGGCAATCAAAATTCCGCAAACCACATGGGTCAACGCAAATTGCATGCAATATTTTATGCAAAACAGGGATTTAAATTTCATTTTAACAGACACCATATACCGAAGCTAAAAAAAGGCCTGCCGCTAAATTCGTACCGGATTAGGGCCACGATCAGAATTAAATCGGCCATAGATAGGCCGAGGGAGACTTAAAAGACAAGTATTCGGGCTATTTTATTTTGAGCATGGGCCTTAAATTAGCCTTGCGCGGATCAATTCAAGGAAAACGGCAAAGCATATTGTATAGAAATACTTAATGAAATCAGGATACATTTAAAGGGTTGAAATTGCAAGTTTAGAAAATCGGGGCTCAGCAGATGAAATCCCCCGGCGTTTATGATATTTAAAGATCTGATACAGATAACAAGAGGCCGGCCATGCCCCGTTTTTTAAATCGATTTTACATTAAATTCATACGCCCCACAGATCCCGGATTATTCATTACCAAATATGCAGCCAAAGCAACGGTTTGCTGCCTGATTTCTTTGGCGGCGGCCCTGCTCCTTGGGCTGCGCGGACATGATCTGTTGTGGTGGCTGATCGGTGCGCTTTGCACAATCTTGTTCCGCACGGGCAGTACCTTCAGTCGCCGGAAAATGTACGGGTTGATACTTCTGGGCACCGTAACCCTGACCGTGCCCGTTGCTGCGATGATCGGCAATCATACTGCAGCAAGTCTTGGGTTTATCTTTATTCTATCGTTCGCCTGTTTTTTTGTTGCGTCCTTGGGGGTCTCGGCCTCCACCATCGGCATCGGCTCCCTTGTGGTCACCATGATTTCTGTCTTTTCCCCGGCCGACCCCATTGCCGGACTCGTCCGGTCGGCCTATCTGATGGGCGGGGGGGTGATCTCATTTTTAATCAACTTTTACCTGTGGCCCTTTGATCCGGAAAAGGTCCTTTTATCGGCAGCCAAGTTAGCGGTTGAAGACATGGGGCTCTTTTTTGACGGACTTTGCGCAAGGATCAAAAACCCCCGGGTGACCAATGCAAATCTGGACTACCTGAGTTCGGAAGCCTCGGCATCCATACGCCGGTACCGGGTCTTCATGGAAAGCTTCAATGTGGATCCGTTGAAGGGCAGCAAATCCCGGGGTGGCCCAGGTCTTTACTACTTTTCCCTGGTCCGGCTGTTTGAATCCCTGGTGGGATTGTTTCACCACATACATTTCAGTGACGACAACCCCGAATTTGACGCACTCAAAGAGCGCTTTTACACCGCTTCATGGGGCATCGGCGAGGTCTTTGATATTTTCATCGAAATGAAATCGACCGGTTATATCAAACCCGATTTTTCCCCCATCCTTGCCGATCTGGAAGAAATTCAGACGGTTCTTGTGGAGATGAAAGGATACCGGCAAGGAGACGATGGACAAAACAGATTCCTGGAGGCCTGGGCGGCCCTGTACGAACTGAAAAATGTGGTCATCGAACTTGAAAATATGATGAAAACGGCAGACCGGCGTTTCAGACTGGAGGCAAAATCCCATGCAGCATAACCACTGGGCCCGATTATCCAAAGAGCTCACCTTTTCCTCCCAGATCTTCCGCCATGCCCTGAGGGCCGCCATTGCCATCACCCTGGCCGTTGCCGTGGTCAAGCAGACATCCCTTTACCACGCCCTGTGGGTGCCGATCACCGTACTGGTGATTATGCGGCCCTCTTTGGGCGGCACCCTGCACATCAGTTGGGAGCGGCTGGCCGGCACGGCGGCAGGTGCGGTTGCGGGTATCCTCCTGGCCGTTCTTGGGCTGCCCATGGTTGCTGTCGGCATGATTGCCTTTGCAATGCTGTTTTTTATTTTCTATTGTAAAGGGCGAAACTATCTCGCGTTTATTGCATTCCTGACCGCTGATCTAGTGCTTGTTCTGGCAAGCGCCTTTCCCCATCCCTGGCAAAGCGGGGCCGAACGTATGCTGGACACGGTTCTGGGCATCGGCATCGGCATCGGGGTCTCTTTTGTGGTATGGCCCAACTTTGCCAGAAAGAACCTGCGCCAGGCCATAGGCGATCTGATCGCGGCCCAGCATCGTCATTTCAGGCAGCTTCGCAAGGCCTATCTCAGCGACACCCCGGATTCGGTCCATCTTCTGTCCGGACGGCTGCAGGCCCGGGAAAGTCTGGATAACTGTACCCAGAAATGCACGGACGCAGCCATAGAGCCCGGACTGATTTCGGGCCAGCGCCAGGAATTGCTCAACCTGGTGGATGTTTTTGCCAAACTGCATAAAACACTGATTGCGCTCTCCTCCATTGTCGCCAATTCCACAGGGGTATTCAAAGGAGAGATCCAGCCTGATTTTGAACGGCTCATGGATACGATTCAGAATCAATTTTCACAGTTGGAAACCTATGCCCGCACCGGGGAGGCATCCCTCTCCCCCCAGGCCTTCAACGACTGCTTCAGCCGGTTCATGGTCCGGCTGGGCACCATGCGTATGAACGGGGAATTTGACCGATTTCCCCTGGACGCCCGGAACAATTCATCCTCTTTTATCCTC contains:
- a CDS encoding FUSC family protein, translating into MQHNHWARLSKELTFSSQIFRHALRAAIAITLAVAVVKQTSLYHALWVPITVLVIMRPSLGGTLHISWERLAGTAAGAVAGILLAVLGLPMVAVGMIAFAMLFFIFYCKGRNYLAFIAFLTADLVLVLASAFPHPWQSGAERMLDTVLGIGIGIGVSFVVWPNFARKNLRQAIGDLIAAQHRHFRQLRKAYLSDTPDSVHLLSGRLQARESLDNCTQKCTDAAIEPGLISGQRQELLNLVDVFAKLHKTLIALSSIVANSTGVFKGEIQPDFERLMDTIQNQFSQLETYARTGEASLSPQAFNDCFSRFMVRLGTMRMNGEFDRFPLDARNNSSSFILQIRQIGDGLDQIYAGLKNLRTPQ